One part of the Humulus lupulus chromosome 9, drHumLupu1.1, whole genome shotgun sequence genome encodes these proteins:
- the LOC133799781 gene encoding uncharacterized protein LOC133799781, producing MRQPDTQSDVLNQFMTETRSSIRNLENQIGQLATLMANRAQGNLPSTTEVNPKEEFQAITLRSGKKYEEPSVEQSDEDKVQDQQAQGTVEKKQGENKVTEYLPTKEATPQVSIDHHIKIPYPQRLRKNNLDKQFSKFLEIFKKLHINIPFAEALEKMPRYDKFMKDILAKKRKLKEYETVALTEECSAIMQMKLPPKLKDPGSFNIPCSIGSSIETKALCDLGASVNLMPLSIFRRLKLGEARPTTVSLQMVDHFIKHPRGVIEDVLVKVGKFIFPADFIILDMEEDANIPIILGRPFFATGRALIDVQKWELRVDVENDCQESIRKKKKNTKERFRTVRRRMKRLLCGKFEGFDDIGDNFNILNSRREFSSYDTMALKDARGGLDPS from the exons ATGAGACAGCCTGATACTCAATCTGATGTTCTTAATCAATTCATGACTGAAACGCGGTCTTCTATTAGAAATTTGGAGAACCAGATTGGGCAATTGGCTACTCTTATGGCAAACCGTGCTCAAGGTAACCTTCCTAGCACCACTGAAGTCAATCCAAAAGAAGAGTTCCAGGCTATTACATTGAGAAGTGGGAAGAAATATGAAGAGCCAAGTGTGGAGCAGTCAGATGAAGACAAGGTTCAGGATCAACAAGCACAGGGCACAGTGGAAAAGAAGCAAGGTGAAAACAAGGTTACTGAATACCTCCCAACCAAAGAAGCTACACCACAAGTGAGCATAGATCACCACATCAAGATTCCCTACCCACAAAGGCTCCGCAAGAACAACCTTGATAAGCAATTCTCAAAGTTCCTTGAAATATTCAAGAAACTACATATCAATATCCCATTTGCGGAGGCCTTGGAGAAAATGCCAAGGTATGATAAGTTCATGAAGGATATTTTGGCCAAGAAAAggaagttgaaggaatatgagacagtggcacttactgaggagtgcagtgcaATCATGCAGATgaaactacctcccaagcttaaagatccaGGTAGTTTCAATATTCCATGTTCTATAGGGAGCTCAATCGAAACAAAAGCTTTGTGTGATTTAGGGGCAAGTGTTaatctaatgcctctatctaTTTTTCGAAGGCTAAAATTGGGAGAAGCTCGCCCTACAACGGTTTCCTTACAGATGGTTGATCACTTCATTAAACATCCTCGTGGAGTGATAGAGGATGTCTTGGTGAAGGTGGGTAAATTTATTTTCCCCGCTGATTTCATAATTCTTGACATGGAGGAAGATGCAAACATTCCCATTATTTTGGGAAGACCATTCTTTGCCACAGGACGAGCTTTAATCGATGTGCAAAAATGGGAGTTAAG agttgatgtggAGAATGATTGTCAAGAATCAATtcgtaaaaagaagaagaataccaAAGAACGATTTCGAACAGTTCGACGTCGTATGAAAAGATTATTGTGTGGCAAGTTTGAAGGTTTCGATGACATTGGGGATAATTTCAATATTCTCAACAGTAGAAGGGAATTTTCCTCGTATGACACGATGGCTCTCAAGGATGCAAGGGGTGGACTTGACCCAAGTTGA